The genomic stretch TTTAATAAATATAAATTATTTAATAAAATAAATTATGTTGATTTTGGTATTTTGGAGATTAGAAATGGGGCATTCAAAAGCATTTTGCATCAATCGTCTAGAGAGTTTATTTATGATTAAGGTTTTATTGATTATAAGGGTTTCATAATTTTATAAAAGGAAGAAAATGATTACGCAAGATAATGTGTTAGAAATATTAAAAACAGTGATATATCCTAATTTTGAAAAAGATATTGTGAGTTTTGGTTTTGTCAAAAATATTACGCTTCATCAAGAGAAGCTTGGCATTTTGCTTGACATTCCATCAAGTGCTCCAGAAGTTTCTAAACAGCTTGAAGAAGAAATAAGGGCAAAAGTCCTTAGTCTTGGAGTTAAAGAATTTCATATTGATATCAAAACCCCACCCAAACCCCAGTCAAAAACCCCTAGTATTAAAAATCTTGCACCCCAAATCAAACACTTTATAATGATAAGTTCAGGCAAAGGGGGTGTGGGTAAGAGCACTACAAGTGCAAATATTGCCATTGCCTTAGCCCAGCAAGGTAAAAAAGTCGGATTGTTGGATGCAGATGTCTATGGCCCAAATATTCCCAGAATGCTTGGTCTTAACACGGCCAAACCAAATGTCGATTCCAGTGGCAAACGACTCATCCCTTTGAAAGCTTTTGGTGTTGAGATGATGAGTATGGGCGTTTTGTATGAAGAGGGACAAAGCTTGATTTGGCGTGGACCAATGCTAATGCGTGCAATTGAGCAAATGCTAACTGATGTGG from Helicobacter sp. 12S02232-10 encodes the following:
- a CDS encoding Mrp/NBP35 family ATP-binding protein, which produces MITQDNVLEILKTVIYPNFEKDIVSFGFVKNITLHQEKLGILLDIPSSAPEVSKQLEEEIRAKVLSLGVKEFHIDIKTPPKPQSKTPSIKNLAPQIKHFIMISSGKGGVGKSTTSANIAIALAQQGKKVGLLDADVYGPNIPRMLGLNTAKPNVDSSGKRLIPLKAFGVEMMSMGVLYEEGQSLIWRGPMLMRAIEQMLTDVVWSALDILVIDMPPGTGDAQLSMAQSVPVSAGITVTTPQQVSLDDSSRSLDMFVKLHIPIAGVIENMSGFICPNCGSEYDIFGKGTSKILADKYQTKILAEIPLEPKVREGGDTGKPIVFFDPESFSAKAYVRASLSLIEFLKRVEEEKLADNKNIQPTQDNSHLHS